A segment of the Candidatus Eisenbacteria bacterium genome:
GGGGTGAGGCTCAGGAGCGCTTCGTAGAGCGACACGATGCGCGGCCAATCGGTGGCGTCCGCGGTACGAGCCCGGGCATGGCACGCGGCGATCGAGGCCTGGATGCCGTACGGACCGAGCGCGCCGGCCCGCTCCGCGCGCTCGAGCGCCGCGAGTCCGCGGCGAATCAGCAGCGGGTCCCAGAGCGCGCGGTTCTGCTCGAGCAACAGGATGGGCTCGCCGGAGGGACCTGTCCGTGCGCGGGATCGCGAGGCCTGGATCTCCATGAGCGACACCAGACCGTGGACCTCGGGCTCCTCGGGCGCCAGCTCGGCGAGGATGCGACCGAGCCGGAGGGCGTCCTCGCACAAGGCCGGGCGCATCCAATCCTCACCCGCGGTGGCGGTGTAGCCTTCGTTGAAAACCAGGTAGATCACCTCGAGCACCGAGGCGAGGCGTGCCGCGCGATCTTTGCCGCGCGGCACTTCGAAGGCCACGTTCGCCGTCTTCAGCGTCTTCTTGGCGCGCACGATCCGCTGCGCCATGGTCGGCTCGGAGACCAGGAATGCGCGCGCGATCTCGTCGGTCGTGAGTCCGCCGAGCATCCGCAGGGTGAGCGCCACCCGTGCCTCGGGAGGCAGGACGGGGTGGCAGCAGGTGAAGACGAGTCGCAGCATGTCGTCGCCGATGTCGTCGTCGATCGCGGCGTCGAGGTCGGCCTCGAGCGTGGATGGCTTGGCATCGATCTCCGCGCCGAGCTGGGCGTGCTTTCGGTCGAGCATGCGGTCCCGGCGCAGGAGGTCGATCGCGCGCCGCTTCGCCGTGGCCATGAGCCATGCGCCCGGCTGGTCGGGAACACCGGCCGCGGGCCAGCGCTCGAGCGCCGCGACCAGGGCGTCCTGAGCCAGGTCTTCGGCCAAACCCACATCGCGCACCATACGGGCCAGCGATGCGATGATGCGCGCGGACTCGATGCGCCAGACCGCGTGAATGGCGCGATGGGTGTCGGTCGCCGTCACAGCGACTGCGCGACTACCGCGTCGTCAGGGAAGCTGAAGTAATAGGTTGCATCCACGACAACGTCCCGCGCCCTACCAGCACCGGTCGTCGTCACCTCAATCCCTGGCACGAGCGCCTCAACGATCTTCCTCCTGGTGTCGAAGTCGAGCGGCCCGGCGTCGAGTCGGCGGTTGAGTTCGGTCAGGAGAGAGGCGGCGCCCTGCAGACGTTCTTCAGCATGGCGAGCTGCTCCCGCGGCGTCCTCGAGCGCCGCGATCTGCACGGTCAGGGCGTCCTGTTCTTGCCGCAGTGCGGCGAGCTGCGCATCCACCTCGGCCTGGGTGATCGTGCCACGCCGGTGGAGCGTGATCACCCGCTCGCGCTCCGCACCTTTGCGCGCGAGTTTGGCCTTGGCGTTCTTGATGCGAGCCGCCGTGAAAGCCGCGCCGGTCCCGGTCGCCTGCCGGCGTGCCAGTTCCGCGAGCGCGTCCCCGGGGTTTCTCAAGAAGCACTCGATGTCGGTCCAGATCGCCTGCTCGGCCTCGTCCGCGTACACGCGCTTGGCGCGGCACCCCGTGCGCGCCCCGCCGCATACGTAGCAGCGAGTGCCGGCACTCGTTGCCGTGCCGCTGTAAGCGCGGCTGCAAGCCCGGCAACGCATCAGCCCGCTGAGCAGGTACTCGCGACGGCGGTTCCGTTTCGCTTCCTTGAAGTTCCGCGCGCGCCCGCGCTGCGCCGCCTCCCAGAGGCCGACGGTCACGATCGCCGGACATGCCGCCTCGATCACTTCGCCGGCCCGCCCCTTCGGCTCGTACCGCCGGGCGCCTTTGTAAGCCTCGTTCCTGGTCACCCTCCGCACGGTGGCATGGCTCCATTTGGGTTGACCGCTAGGAGTCGCAACCCCGCGTGCGTCCAAGTGCGCCGCGACAGCAAGTGAGGAGGTGCCGGCGGCGACCATGCTGAAGATCGTGCTAACCGTCT
Coding sequences within it:
- a CDS encoding RNA polymerase sigma factor is translated as MTATDTHRAIHAVWRIESARIIASLARMVRDVGLAEDLAQDALVAALERWPAAGVPDQPGAWLMATAKRRAIDLLRRDRMLDRKHAQLGAEIDAKPSTLEADLDAAIDDDIGDDMLRLVFTCCHPVLPPEARVALTLRMLGGLTTDEIARAFLVSEPTMAQRIVRAKKTLKTANVAFEVPRGKDRAARLASVLEVIYLVFNEGYTATAGEDWMRPALCEDALRLGRILAELAPEEPEVHGLVSLMEIQASRSRARTGPSGEPILLLEQNRALWDPLLIRRGLAALERAERAGALGPYGIQASIAACHARARTADATDWPRIVSLYEALLSLTPSPIVALNQAVAVSMASGPAAGLAIVDAVADEPSLGSYHLLPSVRGDLLAKLGRREEARREFERAASLTRNLRERVLLLGRAAALADRQE
- a CDS encoding recombinase family protein → MRVGVYARVSSEEQAERGSIRTQVDELRRWCAAEAIVGAVEFLDDGISGTVPFEERPGGAALLQAAREKKIDTVVVFKLDRIGRRTTVTLRAVEVLEALGVTIKAASEPFDTSTPAGRFSVAVMAGAAALEKENIVERTSAGLRRRMRETAWSGGTPPYGYRVESGRLVVDADEAETVSTIFSMVAAGTSSLAVAAHLDARGVATPSGQPKWSHATVRRVTRNEAYKGARRYEPKGRAGEVIEAACPAIVTVGLWEAAQRGRARNFKEAKRNRRREYLLSGLMRCRACSRAYSGTATSAGTRCYVCGGARTGCRAKRVYADEAEQAIWTDIECFLRNPGDALAELARRQATGTGAAFTAARIKNAKAKLARKGAERERVITLHRRGTITQAEVDAQLAALRQEQDALTVQIAALEDAAGAARHAEERLQGAASLLTELNRRLDAGPLDFDTRRKIVEALVPGIEVTTTGAGRARDVVVDATYYFSFPDDAVVAQSL